From the genome of Gracilibacillus salitolerans, one region includes:
- the dnaB gene encoding replicative DNA helicase translates to MTEMIQGRTPPHNIEAEQAVLGAIFLEPDAISSSSEILIPEDFYRASHQLIYRVMLELSDKGEPIDIVTATTALANNQQLDDVGGVSYLSDLANAVPTAANIIYYCRIVEEKSILRRLIRTATDIVTDGYSKEDEVEEVLNESEKRILEVSNRKNASSFKNIKDVLMEVYDNIDLLHKNNGEVTGIASGFRDLDRITSGFQRNDLIIVAARPSVGKTAFALNIAQNVAIKTNENVAIFSLEMGADQLVSRMVCAEGNIDAQRLRTGSLEEEDWGRLSMAMGSLSNAGIFIDDTPGIRVSEIRSKCRRLKQEHGLGMILIDYLQLIQGSANSQENRQQEVSEISRSLKGLARELNVPLIALSQLSRGVESRQDKRPMMSDLRESGSIEQDADIVGFLYRDDYYDQESEKQNIIEIIIAKQRNGPVGNVELAFVKEYNKFVDLDHRYQSSDIPPG, encoded by the coding sequence ATGACGGAAATGATACAAGGGCGAACACCACCTCATAATATAGAAGCAGAACAAGCGGTACTTGGTGCCATTTTTTTGGAGCCGGATGCTATTTCCAGCTCCTCGGAAATATTAATTCCGGAAGATTTCTATCGAGCAAGTCATCAGCTGATTTATCGAGTGATGTTAGAGCTCTCAGATAAAGGGGAGCCTATAGATATTGTCACAGCTACTACTGCCTTGGCAAATAATCAACAGTTAGATGATGTAGGTGGAGTTTCTTATTTAAGTGACTTAGCCAATGCTGTACCTACTGCTGCAAATATTATTTATTATTGTAGGATTGTAGAAGAAAAGTCGATCCTTAGAAGACTTATTCGTACAGCAACCGATATTGTAACAGACGGTTATTCCAAAGAAGATGAAGTAGAAGAAGTGCTTAACGAGTCTGAAAAACGAATATTAGAAGTATCGAATCGAAAGAACGCTTCTTCTTTTAAAAATATTAAAGATGTTTTAATGGAAGTCTATGATAATATCGATCTATTGCACAAAAACAATGGTGAAGTTACTGGAATTGCTTCTGGATTTCGTGACTTAGATCGTATTACATCAGGGTTTCAACGTAATGATCTAATCATTGTTGCTGCACGACCATCTGTGGGGAAAACAGCTTTTGCCCTAAATATTGCACAGAATGTAGCGATTAAAACGAATGAAAATGTCGCTATTTTCAGTCTCGAGATGGGGGCAGATCAGCTCGTATCACGTATGGTTTGTGCAGAAGGAAATATTGATGCACAACGGTTAAGAACCGGTTCTTTAGAAGAAGAGGACTGGGGAAGGTTATCGATGGCAATGGGGAGCTTATCCAATGCTGGTATTTTCATCGATGATACACCAGGGATAAGAGTGAGTGAAATTCGCTCTAAATGCCGTCGGTTAAAACAGGAACACGGCCTTGGTATGATTTTAATAGATTACTTGCAATTAATTCAAGGTAGTGCTAATTCACAAGAAAACCGACAACAAGAAGTATCGGAAATTTCAAGGTCATTAAAGGGATTAGCAAGGGAATTAAATGTGCCATTAATCGCCTTATCACAGTTATCTCGTGGTGTTGAATCTCGTCAGGATAAACGGCCAATGATGTCCGATTTACGTGAATCTGGAAGTATTGAGCAGGATGCGGATATTGTTGGATTCTTATATCGTGATGATTACTATGATCAGGAGTCTGAAAAACAGAATATTATTGAAATCATTATAGCAAAACAACGTAATGGTCCGGTTGGAAACGTCGAACTAGCATTTGTCAAAGAATATAATAAATTCGTAGACTTGGACCACCGTTACCAGTCCAGTGATATACCACCAGGATAA
- the rplI gene encoding 50S ribosomal protein L9, which produces MKVIFTQDVKGKGKKGEVKNVSDGYARNYLLKNNVAVEANQANLKALNAKKNKEKKLEEQEVEDAKQLKEKLANLEVKLTAKSGEAGRLFGSITSKQIAETLKKDYQIKMDKRKIELDQPIRSLGYTNVPVKIHPEVTGTIKVHVVEA; this is translated from the coding sequence ATGAAAGTAATTTTTACCCAAGATGTAAAAGGAAAAGGAAAAAAAGGTGAAGTAAAAAATGTTTCCGATGGATATGCACGCAATTACTTGCTGAAAAATAATGTTGCAGTCGAAGCAAATCAGGCAAACTTGAAAGCACTCAACGCAAAGAAAAATAAAGAAAAGAAACTAGAAGAGCAAGAAGTAGAAGACGCAAAGCAATTGAAAGAAAAATTGGCTAATTTAGAAGTGAAATTAACAGCAAAATCTGGTGAGGCTGGTCGTTTATTCGGTTCTATTACAAGTAAACAAATTGCTGAAACATTAAAGAAAGATTATCAAATTAAAATGGACAAGCGAAAAATTGAATTAGATCAGCCAATTCGTTCATTAGGTTACACAAACGTACCAGTGAAAATTCACCCAGAAGTCACAGGTACTATAAAAGTTCATGTTGTAGAAGCTTAA
- a CDS encoding DHH family phosphoesterase yields the protein MPKIKDKPVAMGRHIIGIYVLSFILLVFLFYYHWIIGIVMTVLFSVSLYYSIVREKELVNQTEAYISTLSYRVKKVGEEALLEMPIGIILYGDDYQIEWANPYMNEFTEADSILSEKLDVLSDDIPSYLKDDKETFWITIGQYDLQVYNKKEERLLYLFDRTKQTELHTLYQNEKTVLGIIFLDNYEEITQNMDDTAKSQINSQVTSILNNWSNENGIYLKRTSQERFMAVMNQNILSDLEKSKFEILDEVRELITDKNVPLTLSIGIGLGSEDLPGLGELTQSSLDLALGRGGDQVVIKDDDTGKVRFYGGKTNPMEKRTRVRARVISHALKELVKESDQVLVMGHKAPDMDSIGASIGVLKIAQANEVEGFVVLDEDDINTGLQRLVDEMKDSEDLWSHFIDPDSALDIVTKDTLLVVVDTHKPSLVQEEKLIHKTEHIVVIDHHRRGEEFVDHPTLVYMEPYASSTAELVTELLEYQPSKLSLNMLESTALLAGIIVDTNSFTLRTGSRTFDAASYLRSKGADTVLVQKFLKEDLDIYVKRSRLIENTNIYRGNIAISVGNSRERYGPVIIAQAADTLLMMTEVEASFVISEREDGRIGISARSLGDVNVQVIMEKMNGGGHLTNAATQLDDMAVIDAYEWLKEIIDEYYEGGETE from the coding sequence ATGCCAAAAATTAAGGATAAACCAGTGGCAATGGGAAGGCATATCATAGGCATATATGTTTTATCCTTCATCTTATTAGTATTTCTATTTTATTACCATTGGATTATTGGTATCGTCATGACCGTTCTATTTTCTGTATCATTGTACTACAGTATTGTGCGGGAAAAGGAACTGGTAAACCAGACAGAGGCATATATATCAACACTTTCTTATCGAGTCAAAAAGGTCGGCGAAGAAGCCCTGTTAGAGATGCCGATAGGAATTATACTATACGGAGATGATTATCAAATAGAATGGGCGAATCCCTATATGAATGAGTTTACGGAAGCAGACTCCATACTCAGTGAGAAACTTGACGTCTTATCAGACGATATCCCTTCTTATTTGAAGGATGATAAGGAAACATTTTGGATAACGATTGGTCAGTATGATTTACAAGTATATAATAAAAAAGAAGAACGATTATTATATTTGTTTGATCGAACGAAACAAACAGAGCTTCATACGCTTTACCAGAATGAAAAAACAGTGCTAGGTATCATCTTTTTAGACAACTACGAAGAAATTACGCAAAACATGGATGATACAGCTAAAAGTCAAATAAATTCACAGGTTACATCTATTTTAAACAATTGGTCAAATGAAAATGGGATCTATTTAAAAAGAACATCCCAAGAGAGATTTATGGCGGTGATGAATCAGAATATCTTGTCTGATTTAGAAAAATCAAAATTTGAGATTTTGGATGAAGTCCGTGAATTAATTACGGACAAAAATGTACCTTTAACCTTAAGTATTGGTATAGGGTTAGGAAGTGAAGATTTACCTGGCTTGGGTGAGTTGACACAATCGAGTCTTGATTTAGCTTTAGGTCGAGGTGGAGATCAAGTTGTTATTAAAGATGATGATACGGGAAAAGTACGTTTTTATGGTGGTAAAACAAACCCCATGGAAAAACGAACCAGAGTAAGAGCAAGAGTTATATCTCACGCCTTGAAAGAATTGGTAAAAGAAAGTGACCAAGTGTTAGTAATGGGGCATAAAGCTCCAGACATGGATTCCATTGGTGCTTCCATCGGTGTGTTAAAAATAGCACAAGCAAATGAGGTAGAAGGATTCGTTGTCTTAGATGAGGATGATATTAATACAGGTTTACAGCGATTAGTAGATGAAATGAAAGATAGTGAGGATTTGTGGTCCCATTTTATTGATCCTGATTCAGCATTAGATATTGTGACAAAAGATACCCTTTTAGTCGTTGTAGATACACATAAACCTTCCTTGGTTCAAGAGGAGAAGTTAATCCATAAGACAGAACATATTGTAGTTATTGATCACCATCGTCGAGGCGAAGAGTTTGTCGATCATCCTACACTTGTTTATATGGAGCCATATGCATCGTCGACAGCGGAGCTAGTAACAGAATTGCTGGAATATCAGCCTAGTAAGCTTTCTTTAAATATGTTAGAATCGACAGCATTATTAGCAGGTATTATTGTAGACACCAACAGTTTCACATTAAGAACAGGGTCAAGAACCTTTGATGCTGCTTCCTATTTACGATCCAAAGGTGCAGATACCGTTTTAGTACAGAAGTTTTTAAAAGAGGACTTAGATATTTACGTGAAACGAAGCAGGTTAATTGAAAATACGAATATTTATCGAGGCAATATTGCCATATCTGTAGGGAACTCAAGGGAAAGATATGGGCCTGTGATTATTGCACAGGCAGCAGATACCTTGTTAATGATGACCGAAGTCGAGGCATCATTTGTGATTTCGGAGCGGGAAGATGGACGTATTGGTATCAGTGCAAGATCACTGGGAGATGTCAATGTCCAGGTTATTATGGAAAAAATGAATGGCGGCGGTCATTTGACGAATGCTGCTACTCAATTAGATGATATGGCTGTAATCGATGCTTATGAATGGTTGAAAGAAATTATAGATGAGTATTATGAAGGAGGAGAAACAGAATGA
- a CDS encoding YybS family protein, with translation MDQQPVRKDFYIYLGIFLLLLLVTILIPFLQVVTLFLLPIPVILLMKNYPIKWAIVGILILLSFSLFVVPVFSFPITLLALLSGVLIGWSIKQEQHPYETWAKGTAGFVLGLTLIYAYIEVVLQFSIMDAFESAMDDSLQMTEDLFQAIGMGQQDFDLIREELMNMLQLMPVILVVVSMAFAIVTQWVCYKVINKVQQESYYFPPFRSFNLPKIFLWIYFFMLLISFLVMGDYSSMASVIIWNVYHLTGILMALQGLAFVFFYSHVKKQSLALPVISILFIIFFPFMGLYLIRILGIIDLGFELRKRMAK, from the coding sequence ATGGATCAGCAGCCTGTAAGGAAAGACTTTTATATATATTTAGGTATCTTTTTACTTCTTTTGCTTGTAACGATACTTATCCCATTTTTACAAGTAGTTACCCTGTTTTTGCTACCTATTCCAGTTATATTGTTAATGAAAAATTATCCCATAAAATGGGCAATAGTAGGTATCCTGATTTTATTGTCTTTTTCATTATTTGTTGTACCAGTATTCTCATTTCCCATAACATTGTTAGCTTTGCTAAGTGGAGTGCTGATAGGATGGTCAATCAAACAGGAACAACACCCATACGAAACTTGGGCTAAAGGTACGGCAGGTTTTGTTTTAGGATTGACACTTATTTACGCTTATATAGAAGTGGTACTCCAGTTTTCGATTATGGATGCCTTTGAAAGTGCAATGGATGATTCCCTTCAAATGACAGAGGATTTATTCCAAGCAATAGGGATGGGGCAACAGGACTTTGATCTGATACGAGAAGAATTAATGAATATGTTACAGTTAATGCCAGTGATATTAGTAGTTGTTTCCATGGCTTTTGCGATTGTAACACAATGGGTATGCTATAAAGTAATCAATAAAGTACAACAAGAAAGTTATTATTTTCCACCCTTTCGCAGTTTTAACCTGCCTAAAATATTTTTGTGGATTTATTTCTTCATGTTACTTATTTCCTTTTTAGTTATGGGAGACTATTCTTCGATGGCATCTGTTATAATATGGAATGTGTATCATTTAACAGGAATACTAATGGCCTTACAAGGGCTGGCATTCGTTTTCTTTTATAGCCATGTAAAGAAGCAGTCACTTGCATTACCAGTTATTAGCATCCTTTTCATTATATTTTTTCCGTTTATGGGTCTTTATTTGATACGAATCTTAGGTATAATTGATTTAGGTTTTGAATTACGAAAAAGAATGGCAAAGTAA
- a CDS encoding HAD family hydrolase yields MIKTIIFDLDDTLLWDKKSVKTAFEETCLLANQKYGVDPEKLEEAVREEARKLYQGYETYEFTQMIGINPFEGLWGNFLDDHTYFKKMAEIVPNYRKDAWTNGLKQLGIEDGDFGTYLAEQFPENRKKNPFIYEETFSVLEKLGSNYQLVMLTNGSPDLQNTKLTITPELKDYFDHIIISGGFGKGKPDPSIFEHALETAGVTKDEAIMVGDNLMTDILGANRTGIQSVWINRENKQPTDVEPTYQIKHLDELFTILNG; encoded by the coding sequence ATGATTAAGACGATTATTTTTGACCTTGATGATACACTTTTGTGGGATAAAAAAAGTGTCAAAACTGCTTTTGAAGAAACTTGCCTATTGGCAAATCAAAAATATGGAGTGGATCCTGAAAAATTAGAAGAAGCTGTTCGGGAAGAAGCTCGTAAGTTATATCAAGGATACGAAACATATGAATTTACGCAGATGATCGGCATTAATCCTTTTGAAGGACTTTGGGGAAATTTCTTAGATGATCATACATATTTTAAAAAAATGGCGGAAATCGTACCTAATTACCGCAAAGATGCTTGGACAAATGGTTTAAAACAACTAGGGATTGAAGATGGAGATTTTGGTACCTACTTGGCAGAACAATTTCCTGAAAACCGCAAAAAGAATCCTTTCATCTATGAAGAAACATTTTCTGTCTTGGAAAAACTGGGGAGCAATTACCAATTAGTAATGCTAACGAACGGTTCTCCAGATCTACAAAACACTAAATTAACAATCACACCAGAACTAAAGGACTACTTTGACCATATTATTATCTCCGGTGGATTCGGTAAAGGAAAGCCTGATCCAAGTATATTTGAACATGCACTGGAAACAGCTGGTGTGACCAAAGATGAAGCAATTATGGTCGGTGATAACTTGATGACAGATATCCTCGGAGCAAACCGGACTGGTATTCAAAGTGTCTGGATCAATCGAGAAAATAAACAACCAACTGATGTAGAGCCTACTTATCAAATTAAACATCTTGATGAATTATTTACGATATTAAATGGATAA
- the serA gene encoding phosphoglycerate dehydrogenase codes for MTFKVLISDPLSEDGIKPLREADNIQVDIDTGLSPDELTEKIGEYDALLVRSQTKVTRDIISQASNLKIIGRAGVGVDNIDLSAATEYGIIVVNAPDGNTNSAAEHTVAMLMSLARKIPQAFVALKNGKWDRKNHVGVELKSKTLGVIGMGRIGAEVAARAKGQRMNVIAYDPFLTKERADKLGVDFGSVEDVIVAADFITVHTPLIKETKHLINKDAFAKMKDGVRIINCARGGIIDENALYDAVKSGKVAGAALDVFEEEPATDHRLLELPEVIATPHLGASTVEAQENVAIDVSHDVVRYLTEDVAKNPVNLPSVPKEIMNKIEPYFYLSEKLGTFLTYLTSGVIEEINISYSGELTELEVAPLTRNTIKGLLKRHLGDHINDVNASYLAEKRGIQVNENKTSSTKGFTNLLRVEVKTKDVTRSIAGTLLNGLGPRIVQVDAYSVDVVPDGNLVVIKHNDRPGVIGKVGSLFAEKNINIAAMQVGRSDVGGEAIMILTIDKYLEDADIEALQEFEEIEKLTAMEL; via the coding sequence GTGACATTTAAAGTATTAATTAGTGATCCGTTAAGTGAAGATGGTATTAAACCGTTACGTGAAGCAGACAATATTCAAGTCGATATTGATACGGGCTTATCTCCTGACGAATTAACAGAAAAAATTGGAGAATATGATGCATTATTGGTTAGAAGTCAAACAAAAGTAACAAGAGATATTATTAGCCAGGCATCTAATTTAAAAATTATTGGTCGTGCAGGTGTTGGGGTAGATAATATTGATTTAAGTGCAGCAACAGAATATGGAATAATCGTGGTAAATGCACCGGATGGCAATACGAACTCTGCCGCAGAGCATACTGTTGCGATGCTTATGTCATTGGCTCGAAAGATACCACAAGCTTTTGTAGCATTGAAAAATGGTAAATGGGATCGTAAAAACCATGTTGGAGTAGAATTAAAAAGTAAAACACTAGGTGTAATTGGTATGGGACGTATTGGAGCAGAAGTAGCGGCTCGTGCGAAAGGCCAACGAATGAATGTTATAGCATATGATCCATTTTTAACAAAAGAAAGAGCAGACAAGCTTGGTGTTGACTTTGGCTCGGTTGAGGATGTTATTGTGGCGGCTGACTTCATTACTGTTCATACACCATTAATTAAAGAAACCAAACATTTAATTAATAAAGATGCATTCGCAAAAATGAAAGACGGTGTACGTATCATTAACTGTGCACGTGGTGGTATCATTGATGAGAATGCACTCTACGATGCGGTTAAATCTGGAAAAGTGGCAGGAGCTGCATTGGACGTGTTTGAAGAGGAACCAGCAACAGATCACCGCTTATTAGAATTACCAGAAGTGATTGCAACACCACACTTAGGTGCAAGTACCGTAGAAGCGCAAGAAAATGTAGCCATTGATGTTAGTCATGATGTGGTTCGTTACTTAACAGAAGATGTAGCAAAAAATCCGGTTAATTTACCTTCTGTACCGAAAGAAATCATGAATAAAATTGAGCCATACTTCTACTTGTCTGAAAAATTAGGTACGTTCTTAACTTATTTAACGAGCGGTGTTATTGAAGAGATCAACATTTCTTATTCTGGTGAATTAACGGAACTAGAAGTAGCACCATTAACACGTAATACTATTAAAGGTTTATTGAAACGTCATCTTGGTGATCATATTAATGATGTTAATGCTTCTTACTTAGCTGAAAAACGAGGTATTCAAGTAAATGAAAATAAAACTTCTTCCACAAAAGGATTTACGAATTTATTAAGAGTAGAAGTGAAGACAAAGGATGTTACTCGTTCAATTGCTGGTACATTGCTTAATGGCTTAGGTCCTAGAATTGTGCAAGTTGATGCTTATAGTGTTGATGTGGTACCTGATGGTAATTTAGTTGTTATTAAACACAATGACCGTCCAGGTGTAATTGGTAAAGTAGGTAGTTTGTTTGCGGAGAAAAATATCAACATCGCGGCAATGCAAGTAGGTCGTTCTGATGTCGGTGGCGAAGCAATCATGATCTTAACAATTGATAAATATTTAGAAGACGCAGATATTGAAGCTTTACAAGAATTCGAAGAAATAGAAAAATTAACGGCTATGGAACTATAA
- the rpsR gene encoding 30S ribosomal protein S18, whose translation MAARRGRAKRRKVCFFTANGITHIDYKDVDLLRRFVSERGKILPRRVTGTSAKYQRKLTKAIKRARQMALLPYVTD comes from the coding sequence ATGGCAGCTCGTCGTGGACGCGCAAAGCGTCGTAAGGTGTGTTTTTTTACAGCAAACGGTATTACACACATCGACTATAAAGATGTTGATTTACTAAGACGTTTCGTTTCTGAACGTGGAAAGATTCTTCCTCGTCGTGTAACAGGAACTTCTGCAAAATATCAACGTAAATTGACTAAGGCAATTAAACGCGCTCGTCAAATGGCGCTTTTACCTTACGTAACTGATTGA
- the ssb gene encoding single-stranded DNA-binding protein, whose amino-acid sequence MLNRVVLVGRLTKDPDLRYTPNGVAVANFTIACNRPFTNQQGQREADFINCVTWRRQAENLANYMGKGSLVGVDGRIQTRSFDNQEGQRVFMTEVMAESIQFLESKGGSTGGQPNTQGSQGYNQNQNQPSQANQNQNQFNQNNNNQNNQNNQGNNNGDNPFQDSGEPIDISDDDLPF is encoded by the coding sequence ATGTTAAATCGTGTCGTGCTTGTCGGCAGGTTAACGAAAGATCCTGATTTACGTTATACACCAAATGGCGTTGCCGTAGCTAATTTTACCATAGCTTGTAATAGACCTTTTACTAATCAACAAGGACAACGAGAAGCAGACTTCATTAATTGTGTCACATGGAGAAGGCAAGCGGAAAATCTTGCGAACTACATGGGAAAAGGAAGTCTAGTCGGTGTAGATGGTCGTATTCAAACTCGTAGTTTTGATAACCAGGAAGGTCAGCGAGTCTTTATGACAGAAGTAATGGCAGAATCGATTCAATTCTTGGAATCTAAGGGTGGATCAACTGGTGGACAACCTAACACACAGGGATCTCAAGGATATAATCAAAATCAGAACCAACCGAGTCAAGCAAACCAAAACCAAAATCAATTTAATCAAAACAATAATAATCAAAATAATCAAAATAATCAAGGAAATAACAATGGTGATAACCCATTCCAGGATAGTGGAGAGCCTATTGATATTTCTGATGATGATTTACCATTTTAA
- the rpsF gene encoding 30S ribosomal protein S6 has product MNKYEIMYIIRPNIEEEAQTALIERFNGYLTNNGAEIEKVEEVGKKRLAYEINDHRDGYYVIINFTGDETAINEFNRQAKFSDDILRYMAIREDDQ; this is encoded by the coding sequence ATGAATAAATATGAAATCATGTACATCATCCGCCCAAATATCGAGGAGGAAGCACAAACCGCTCTAATCGAGCGTTTTAACGGTTACCTTACGAATAATGGTGCGGAAATTGAAAAAGTTGAAGAAGTAGGTAAGAAACGTCTTGCTTATGAAATCAACGATCACCGTGATGGATATTATGTAATCATTAATTTTACAGGTGATGAAACAGCTATTAACGAATTCAATCGTCAAGCGAAATTCTCTGATGACATTTTACGTTACATGGCAATTCGTGAAGACGATCAATAA
- the ychF gene encoding redox-regulated ATPase YchF yields the protein MALTAGIVGLPNVGKSTLFNAITQAGAESANYPFCTIDPNVGIVEVPDVRLQKLTELVKPKKTIPTAFEFTDIAGIVKGASKGEGLGNQFLSHIRQVDAICHVVRCFQDDNITHVSGKVDPISDIETINLELILADMETVSKRIQRVEKMAKQKDKEAMAEFEVLSKLRDAFEEEIPARAVEFNEEQQKLVKGLHLLTSKSVMYVANVGEDELLEADSNQYVQLVKDFADKDEAEVIVVSAKVESEIAELDGDEKEEFLEELGIAESGLDQLIKATYQLLGLATYFTAGVQEVRAWTFKKGIKAPQAAGIIHSDFEKGFIRAETVSYDDLVEAGSEQAAKEKGKVRLEGKEYLVKDGDVMHFRFNV from the coding sequence ATGGCATTAACAGCAGGAATTGTTGGATTACCTAACGTGGGTAAATCAACATTATTTAACGCAATAACACAGGCGGGTGCAGAGTCGGCGAACTATCCATTCTGTACGATTGATCCTAATGTAGGAATTGTAGAAGTACCAGACGTAAGATTGCAAAAGCTAACAGAATTAGTGAAACCGAAAAAAACGATTCCAACAGCTTTTGAGTTTACTGATATTGCAGGAATTGTAAAAGGTGCGAGTAAAGGGGAAGGGCTTGGGAACCAGTTTCTTTCTCATATTCGTCAGGTAGATGCCATTTGTCACGTTGTCCGTTGTTTCCAAGATGATAATATTACCCATGTATCTGGAAAAGTAGATCCTATTTCAGATATCGAAACCATTAATCTTGAACTTATTTTAGCGGATATGGAAACAGTATCTAAAAGAATCCAACGAGTAGAAAAGATGGCAAAACAAAAAGATAAAGAAGCAATGGCTGAATTTGAAGTTCTTTCTAAATTAAGAGATGCATTTGAAGAGGAAATACCTGCTCGTGCAGTCGAATTTAATGAGGAACAACAAAAACTGGTTAAAGGATTACATTTATTAACTAGCAAATCTGTCATGTATGTAGCTAATGTTGGTGAAGATGAGTTGCTAGAAGCTGACAGCAATCAATATGTTCAATTAGTAAAAGATTTTGCTGATAAAGATGAAGCAGAAGTCATCGTAGTTAGTGCAAAAGTAGAATCAGAAATAGCTGAGTTGGATGGCGATGAGAAAGAAGAATTTTTAGAAGAATTAGGGATAGCGGAATCAGGTTTAGATCAATTGATTAAAGCAACCTATCAATTACTAGGATTAGCGACATACTTTACTGCAGGTGTCCAAGAGGTACGGGCATGGACATTTAAGAAAGGTATTAAAGCACCACAAGCAGCAGGTATTATTCATAGTGATTTTGAAAAAGGGTTTATTCGTGCTGAAACAGTTTCTTATGATGATTTAGTTGAGGCAGGTTCTGAACAAGCAGCAAAAGAAAAAGGAAAAGTAAGATTAGAAGGTAAAGAATATTTGGTGAAAGATGGAGATGTTATGCATTTCCGTTTTAACGTATAG
- a CDS encoding DUF951 domain-containing protein, with product MERKEFQLNDIVEMKKPHPCGENRWKIIRMGMDIRIKCEGCGHSVMLPRKRFEQKMKRILEHQE from the coding sequence ATGGAGCGTAAGGAATTTCAGTTAAATGATATAGTCGAAATGAAAAAGCCCCATCCATGTGGAGAGAATCGCTGGAAAATAATCCGCATGGGCATGGATATTCGAATTAAGTGTGAAGGATGTGGGCATAGTGTCATGTTACCACGCAAACGATTCGAACAAAAAATGAAACGAATACTAGAACATCAGGAATGA
- a CDS encoding YkvI family membrane protein: MWKSGMKWMFLIIGTMVGAGYASGRELWQFFGHESGLAIILFTLLFISAVGITMKVSYQNQTSNYFALLEIILGKRIARFYDILIFFYLMSTTVIMIAGSGATFEAFQLSKWIGIIFIVAFIIIIFINGIQGVLTFNVIILPLLIVGLLSILMIYTMDEQLTFILSLDHQANWTAAFTFTALNILSILAVLGAVGEKIESNGEIVIASVGSGLILGLTSFLYNNSLMQISEIIILYEIPLFAILKNYPSYTYIIMSILLWCAIFTTAISSVLGLVTRITRFLKYHMWQIALILLVILTPLTNIGFSTLVAFLYPIYGMVNLYLLCAILLFPFYKRI; this comes from the coding sequence ATGTGGAAATCGGGAATGAAGTGGATGTTCTTAATTATAGGAACCATGGTTGGAGCAGGGTATGCTTCAGGCAGGGAATTGTGGCAATTTTTTGGTCATGAAAGTGGACTAGCCATCATATTATTTACCTTATTATTTATAAGTGCTGTTGGTATTACAATGAAAGTAAGTTATCAAAACCAAACGTCCAATTATTTCGCATTACTGGAGATAATTCTTGGTAAACGTATTGCACGTTTTTATGATATTTTAATTTTTTTCTATCTAATGTCTACGACTGTCATTATGATTGCTGGCAGTGGAGCAACCTTTGAAGCTTTTCAACTATCAAAATGGATTGGTATTATATTTATCGTTGCCTTTATTATCATTATTTTTATAAATGGAATCCAGGGAGTTCTCACATTTAACGTCATTATCCTACCATTATTAATCGTTGGTTTATTATCAATATTAATGATTTATACAATGGATGAACAACTAACGTTTATTTTATCTTTAGATCATCAAGCAAACTGGACAGCTGCTTTTACATTTACAGCATTAAATATTTTATCTATTCTCGCAGTATTAGGAGCAGTAGGGGAAAAAATTGAATCAAATGGTGAAATTGTGATTGCAAGTGTTGGAAGTGGTTTGATTTTAGGCCTCACATCTTTTCTATATAATAATTCTTTAATGCAAATATCCGAAATTATCATTTTATATGAGATCCCTTTATTCGCTATATTGAAAAATTATCCCAGCTATACGTATATTATCATGTCTATCTTATTATGGTGTGCTATATTTACCACAGCTATCTCCAGTGTATTAGGACTTGTTACAAGAATTACCCGTTTTCTAAAGTATCATATGTGGCAAATAGCCCTAATCTTGTTAGTAATTTTAACACCTTTAACTAATATTGGCTTTTCTACACTTGTTGCATTTTTATACCCGATCTATGGAATGGTAAATTTATATTTACTTTGTGCTATCTTACTATTTCCTTTTTATAAAAGAATCTAA